TGCACCCACCACGACCTACACCGCATCCGCGGACAACGCGGCAAGCGCACCGAGCGCCAGCCGCCGCAGCAGCGCCGCCGTGGCCGTGCGGCCCGGGAGGGCGGCGGGGCGGCTGAGGTGCGGGGTGGAGTTGAGCAGGCCGAAGACGGCGTGCACGGCGGCGCGGACGTCGGCCTCGGTGGCGTCCGGGTGGAGCCGGCGGACGACGTCGACCCACAGCTCCACGTACCGGCGCTGGAGGGAGCGCACCTGCTTGCGGTCGCTGTCGCGCAGCTGGCCCAGCTCACGGTCGTGGAGGGTGATCAGCGCCCGGTCGTCCAGGGCGAAGTCGATATGGCCGTCGATGAGCGAGTCGAGCACGGCGGCCGGGTCTCCGTCCGCCTCGGCCGCGGCCTCGGCGACCCGCTTGCAGCCCCCGTCGAAGAGCCGCTCGCTGATGCCCACCAGCAGCTCCGCCAGCATCGCGTCCTTGCCGGCGAAGTGCCGGTAGAGACCGGGGCCGCTGATGCCGACCGCCGCCCCTATCTCGTCCACCCCGACACCGTGGAAACCGCGCTCGGCGAAGAGGCGGGCGGCCTCCCGGAGGATCTGCTCACGGCGGGTGAGGGCGGGGGCGGGCTGGAGGCGGGTTGCTGCGTCGGTCACGAAATCAATTCTAGACAGTTGCGTTAGTGGTCGTTAACCTGAAGGAAACGTGTTAACGCTCATTAACCGAGCAAGGGAGCTCGAGTCCATGCAGCAGGCACCGGTGCTGGGGAGCACCGCAGATCCGGCGTCCGACGCCTGGCGGGCCAATGAGGCCGCCCACCGCGAGCTGGCCGCCGGACTGCGCGAGAAGCTCGCCGCCGCGCGGCTGGGCGGGGGCGAGAAGGCCCGCGCACGGCACACCGCGCGGGGAAAGCTGCTCCCGCGCGACCGGGTGGACGCGCTCCTGGATCCCGGGTCGCCGTTCCTGGAGCTCGCGCCGCTGGCGGCCGAGGGGATGTACGGCGGGGCCGCCCCGGCGGCGGGCGTCATCTCCGGCATCGGGCGGGTCTCCGGGCGCGAGGTGGTGATCGTCGCCAATGACGCCACGGTCAAGGGCGGCACGTACTACCCGATGACCGTCAAGAAGCATCTGCGCGCCCAGGAGGTCGCGCTGGAGAACCGGCTCCCCTGCCTGTATCTCGTGGACTCCGGCGGTGCGTTCCTCCCCTTGCAGGACGAGGTCTTCCCCGACCGCGACCACTTCGGCCGGATCTTCTACAACCAGGCCCGGATGTCCGGCGCCGGCATCCCGCAGATCGCGGCGGTGCTCGGCTCCTGCACGGCGGGTGGCGCCTACGTCCCGGCGATGAGCGACGAGGCGGTGATCGTGCGCGACCAGGGCACGATCTTCCTGGGCGGCCCGCCGCTGGTGAAGGCCGCGACGGGCGAGGTCGTCACCGCGGAGGAGCTGGGCGGCGGCGAGGTCCACTCCAAGGTCTCGGGCGTCACCGACCACCTCGCCGACGACGACGCGCACGCCCTGCGGATCGTGCGCAACATCGTGGCCACCCTCCCCGGGCGCGGCCCGCTGCCCTGGGCGGTGGAGCCCGCCGAGGAGCCCCGGGTGGACCCCAGGGGGCTGTACGGCGCGGTCCCGGTCGACTCCCGCACCCCCTACGACGCCCGCGAGATCATCGCGCGGATCGTCGACGGCTCCCGCTTCCAGGAGTTCAAGGCGGAGTTCGGGCAGACCCTGGTGACGGGCTTCGCCCGGATCCACGGCCACCCGGTGGGCATCGTCGCCAACAACGGCATCCTCTTCTCCGAATCCGCCCAGAAGGGCGCGCACTTCATCGAGCTGTGCGACCAGCGCGGCATCCCCCTGCTCTTCCTGCAGAACATCTCCGGCTTCATGGTCGGGCGGCAGTACGAGGCGGGCGGCATCGCCAAGCACGGCGCGAAGATGGTCACGGCGGTGGCCTGCACCCGCGTCCCCAAGCTCACGGTCGTCGTCGGCGGCTCGTACGGCGCGGGCAACTACTCGATGTGCGGCAGGGCCTACTCCCCCCGCTTCCTGTGGATGTGGCCCAACGCCAAGATCTCCGTGATGGGCGGCGAGCAGGCCGCGTCCGTCCTCGCCACCGTCAAGCGCGACCAGCTCGAAGCGCGCGGGGAGGAGTGGAGCGCGGCCGACGAGGACGCCTTCCGGGCCCCGGTCCGCGAGCAGTACGAGACGCAGGGCAGCGCCTACTACGCCACCGCGCGGCTGTGGGACGACGGGGTGATCGACCCGCTGGAGACCCGGCAGGTGCTCGGCCTCGCGCTGACCGCCTGCGCCAACGCCCCGCTGCCCGCGAAGGACCCGTCGGCGCCCGGCTACGGCGTCTTCCGGATGTGAGCGCCCTCATGACAAGCGGAGACACCATGTTCGACACCGTCCTGGTCGCCAACCGCGGCGAGATCGCGGTCCGCGTCATCCGTACGCTCCGCGCGCTCGGCATCCGCTCGGTCGCCGTGTTCAGCGACGCCGACGCGGACGCCCGCCATGTGCGC
The window above is part of the Streptomyces syringium genome. Proteins encoded here:
- a CDS encoding carboxyl transferase domain-containing protein, translated to MQQAPVLGSTADPASDAWRANEAAHRELAAGLREKLAAARLGGGEKARARHTARGKLLPRDRVDALLDPGSPFLELAPLAAEGMYGGAAPAAGVISGIGRVSGREVVIVANDATVKGGTYYPMTVKKHLRAQEVALENRLPCLYLVDSGGAFLPLQDEVFPDRDHFGRIFYNQARMSGAGIPQIAAVLGSCTAGGAYVPAMSDEAVIVRDQGTIFLGGPPLVKAATGEVVTAEELGGGEVHSKVSGVTDHLADDDAHALRIVRNIVATLPGRGPLPWAVEPAEEPRVDPRGLYGAVPVDSRTPYDAREIIARIVDGSRFQEFKAEFGQTLVTGFARIHGHPVGIVANNGILFSESAQKGAHFIELCDQRGIPLLFLQNISGFMVGRQYEAGGIAKHGAKMVTAVACTRVPKLTVVVGGSYGAGNYSMCGRAYSPRFLWMWPNAKISVMGGEQAASVLATVKRDQLEARGEEWSAADEDAFRAPVREQYETQGSAYYATARLWDDGVIDPLETRQVLGLALTACANAPLPAKDPSAPGYGVFRM
- a CDS encoding SACE_7040 family transcriptional regulator, whose amino-acid sequence is MTDAATRLQPAPALTRREQILREAARLFAERGFHGVGVDEIGAAVGISGPGLYRHFAGKDAMLAELLVGISERLFDGGCKRVAEAAAEADGDPAAVLDSLIDGHIDFALDDRALITLHDRELGQLRDSDRKQVRSLQRRYVELWVDVVRRLHPDATEADVRAAVHAVFGLLNSTPHLSRPAALPGRTATAALLRRLALGALAALSADAV